One stretch of Toxoplasma gondii ME49 chromosome XI, whole genome shotgun sequence DNA includes these proteins:
- a CDS encoding hypothetical protein (encoded by transcript TGME49_310570) — translation MLGRRRKGGLESAAQPRETKRWRLELTEASSPPDASHASNSGGDLPVSGAPPERKYSSPDPRSARLSEEREEDTLVPALTEEELRLLQTDEEVEGEADKESETKRGRDDSEGGAEKGGGGDKAPKKRRRFAWMESDDESVTASSSDEEEDSEKEDPTGASSSDPTHTTLPPTTSLETSPSPPDASSPPSPPSPSPPSPSPPSPSSSSPPPPSASSSSPPPSASSSSPSSPHPSSSLPSAAKEGEQNDADVVPASVFAADLAALGLRFLGAEHEELCERMQRCVTCLFLGNLSFEASVAEIETWVKAQTLLEPLRLFAAPSNDPAFARGAGDHRGRVFVELGSYAKVRLAVQKLNGLYLRGRPVRALFAFTVNGRPCTLQTAMHLKFLRQHVLQELMGVERTARVRSTAARKIDGGCNWGGT, via the coding sequence ATGTTGGGTCGTCGGCGGAAGGGTGGCTTGGAGTCGGCGGCGCagccgcgagagacgaagcgctGGCGCCTGGAGCTGACCGAAGCGAGTTCTCCCCCCGACGCGTCGCATGCGTCAAACTCCGGTGGCGACCTCCCTGTCTCTGGGGCGCCTCCAGAAAGAAAGTATTCGTCGCCGGATCCTCGAAGCGCGAGGCTctcggaggagagagaagaagacacacttGTGCCTGCCTTGACAGAGGAGGAACTTCGTCTGCTGCAGACGGACGAGGAAgtggaaggcgaggcagacaaGGAGAgtgaaacaaagagaggcCGAGACGACTCAGAGGggggagcagagaaaggtggaggcggcgacAAAGCGCCCAAGAAACGCCGGAGGTTCGCTTGGATGGAGAGCGACGATGAAAGCGTTACCGccagcagcagcgacgaagaagaggactctgaaaaagaagaccCCACaggcgcctcttcctccgatCCGACACACACCACTTTGCCTCCAACGACATCTCTGGAAacctcgccgtcgcctcccgacgcttcctctcctccttctcctccctctccttctcctccctctccttctcccccctctccttcttcttcttcgcctccgcccccgtctgcttcttcttcttcgcctccgccgtcggcttcttcttcctccccgtcttctcctcatccgtcgtcttctctgccgtctgccgcgaaggagggagagcagaACGATGCCGATGTAGTCCCCGCGTCGGTCTTCGCCGCCGATTTGGCTGCCCTGGGTTTGCGCTTTCTGGGGGCGGAGCACGAGGAGCTCtgcgagcgcatgcagcggtgTGTCAcatgtctcttcctcgggaACCTCTCCTTCGAGGCGTCCGTCGCAGAAATCGAGACTTGGGTCAAAGCCCAGACGCTCCTCGAGCCTCTGCGACTCTTTGCCGCGCCTTCCAACGATCCTGCCTTCGCTCGGGGCGCCGGGGACCACCGCGGCCGAGTTTTTGTGGAGCTCGGCAGCTACGCCAAGGTCCGTCTCGCGGTTCAGAAGCTAAACGGCTTGTATTTGAGAGGGCGACCTGTTCGCGCTCTCTTTGCCTTCACTGTGAATGGGAGACCGTGCACCCTGCAGACGGCGATGCACTTGAAATTCCTCCGGCAGCATGTTCTGCAGGAGCTCATGGGCGTCGAGCGCACTGCGCGAGTCCGAAGCacagcggcgaggaagatCGACGGCGGATGCAACTGGGGTGGAACGTGA
- a CDS encoding 1,3(4)-beta-glucanase (encoded by transcript TGME49_310580~Signal peptide predicted by SignalP 2.0 HMM (probability 0.920) with cleavage site probability 0.406 at residue 36), whose amino-acid sequence MAKGSAFFFFSLLFCLKFPASISLSLSASWPQAARATAEPGFPPSGNYPAKEHEGPSQEGEQKREENQRGAEGGKRNKDAGETATEQSEEGENAREHAGEADVSEETKNEKGCPLVLPGEGQEGAGGGLENCVQCGNGQQAGEGTAKKGTESQVKGRRLAATPGNAFSLFSDFSVSTRSENSSSPAKSPLPQARRSPVRDNGEAEKLTSSSSASSAVSRSLASSSRRHTAVNDSGLSSRASFSPNNPLRREREREKRTPGSATSSDVSSSPGSSVSSAFSALLPSGQVPRLKQTEASTGGPCRETWYKARSYQGWEILDESKFWFFSYDDPTGGYVNYVGREEAIHKGLVSVTADGRTIVKVDSWNTVKDGDRGRDSVRLSAVEGFDDALWVVSLNHMPEGCGTWPALWTTGADPWPASGEIDLVEGVNSQRKNRISLHTSKGCSMWGIDETNFAGTWAYNGDGAEARDCYVHATEHNTGCSIESIEDAFGEAFNEKGGGVYVVELKRAKHIRAWYFTHQEVPKDLRVGTPDPDSWAETQKLPMAHFPLNDNNCPGRTHFWGHRLVINTTFCGGWAGNLFSRAAGCAGDGHDACRAFVRNNPSSFKKAFWDFNFIHIYVPGAVSCGSTTTSTTTSSPSIGTGSPVYPGPSSSTSTSTAPPSHLTETEWWQALYHFLALMAGYTETNRPPCLETNVDYFGYDLKKYEKFIYTAEQCRLLCLNTDGCFYFSFVQTTASCYLKTVQALLGRVTHQLGVVSGQMRCR is encoded by the exons ATGGCGAAAGGgtcggccttcttcttcttctcccttctcttctgtttgaAATTCCCCGCAAGtatctccctgtctctctcag CCAGTTGGCCACAGGCCGCTCGCGCTACAGCTGAGCCCGGCTTTCCACCGTCAGGAAATTACCCGGCTAAAGAGCACGAAGGGCCAAGCCAAGAAGGggagcagaagcgagaggaaaaccaGCGCGGGGCCGAGGGgggaaaacgcaacaaagaCGCTGGCGAGACAGCCACGGAACAGtcggaggagggagaaaatgcgagagagcacgcaggagaggcagacgtttcagaggaaacgaaaaacgaaaaaggatGTCCTCTCGTGCTTCCTGGAGAAGGGCAGGAGGGCGCAGGCGGAGGACTGGAAAACTGCGTCCAATGTGGCAATGGCCAGCAGGCCGGCGAAGGAACGGCAAAGAAGGGAACGGAGTCTCAGGTGAAGGGAAGACGTCTGGCAGCCACCCCAGGCAACGctttttcgctgttttctgACTTTTCTGTCTCTACGCGCTCTGAGAATTCGTCTTCCCCTGCAAAATCGCCTTTACCGCAGGCCAGGAGATCCCCAGTGAGAGACAATGGAGAGGCCGAAAAACTGACGTCGTCgtcctcagcttcttccgcAGTCTCTCGTTCGCTCGCCTCCTCATCTCGACGGCACACAGCCGTTAACGATTCGGGGCTCTCCAGTCgagcttccttctctccaaaTAATCCCCTCAGgcgcgaacgagagagagagaagagaactccTGGATCTGCTACGTCTTCggatgtttcttcttctcccgggTCTTCCGTGTCTTCGGCTTTTTCTGCGCTGTTGCCGTCCGGCCAAGTGCCGAGGCTGAAGCAAACAGAAGCCTCTACAGGAGGCCCATGCCGGGAGACGTGGTACAAAGCGAGGAGCTATCAGGGTTGGGAGATTCTGGATGAGTCGAAATTTTGGTTTTTCTCCTACGACGACCCGACAGGCGGCTACGTGAATTATGttggaagagaggaagcgataCACAAGGGTCTCGTGTCGGTGACAGCCGACGGGAGAACCATTGTAAAAGTCGATTCGTGGAACACGGTCAAAGACGGCGACCGCGGTCGCGACTCAGTTCGCCTATCTGCTGTAGAGGGATTCGATGAT GCTCTGTGGGTAGTGAGTTTGAATCACATGCCGGAAGGGTGTGGAACTTGGCCCGCGTTGTGGACGACGGGGGCAGATCCGTGGCCGGCCAGCGGGGAAATTGACCTCGTCGAAGGAGTGAATTCGCAGAGGAAGAATCGCATTTCTCTCCACACTTCGAAGGGGTGCAGCATGTGGGGGATTGACGAGACAAATTTTGCAGGCACGTGGGCATACAACGGCGACGGCGCCGAAGCTCGCGACTGCTACGTGCATGCGACAGAGCACAATACGGGGTGCTCCATAGAGTCTATCGAGGACGCTTTTGGCGAGGCATTCAATGAGAAGGGCGGCGGTGTCTATGTCGTGGAGCTGAAGCGCGCGAAACACATACGCGCCTGGTACTTTACTCACCAAGAAGTGCCAAAGGACCTGCGCGTCGGGACACCAGACCCAGACTCATGGGCAGAAACTCAGAAACTCCCGATGGCGCATTTCCCCTTGAACGACAACAACTGTCCAGGCCGCACACACTTTTGGGGACACAGACTCGTGATAAACACGACTTTTTGTGGCGGCTGGGCAGGCAATTTGTTTTCGAGAGCTGCGGGATGTGCAGGTGACGGCCACGACGCTTGCCGCGCTTTCGTCCGCAACAACCCCAGCAGCTTCAAAAAAGCTTTCTGGGACTTCAACTTCATTCACATTTATGTGCCAGGAGCTGTCTCATGTG GCTCCACAACAACATCGACCACCACCAGTTCCCCCTCTATTGGCACTGGATCTCCTGTCTACCCTGGACCGTCTTCATCTACAAGTACATCCActgctcctccttctcaTTTAACGGAGACTGAATGGTGGCAGGCGCTGTACCACTTCCTTGCCTTGATGGCGGGCTACACAGAAACGAATCGGCCTCCGTGTCTCGAGACGAATGTGGACTACTTTGGCTACGACCTCAAAAAATACGAAAAATTCATCTACACAGCGGAGCAATgtcgcctcctctgtctcaaCACCGATGGCTGCTTCtacttctctttcgttcaaACTACGGCCTCCTGTTATCTGAAGACGGTTCAGGCACTTCTGGGCCGTGTCACGCACCAGCTG GGTGTCGTTTCTGGACAAATGAGATGCCGGTAA
- a CDS encoding hypothetical protein (encoded by transcript TGME49_310590~Predicted trans-membrane domain (TMHMM2.0):38-61) — protein sequence MRLAEWIHSPALRLHLLPPLHLLPPLRLFLLRLLSVCRLLRVLCLVTSLAVVFTASLLGSYRRPFKRSFLDSAAPLPLLRRLLPLGKSCFPRSLQREAAREKRMRRASCLLRRLLSRVLLLSFLRDFLPSPWPSYLRLHSRLLCPHSLSRLLHESSRLPLPLLSKIAGSVASSESRSSQVYRQLPCFAPSRRRPPPQTADSSQWRRLPSPS from the coding sequence ATGAGACTGGCTGAATGGATACACAGTcctgctctccgtctccatcttcttcctcctctccatcttcttcctcctctccgtctttttctACTTCGCCTCCTGTCTGTTTGCCGCCTCCTGCGAGTTCTGTGCCTCGTGACCAGCCTTGCGGTCGTCTTCACCGCTTCACTTCTCGGATCTTACCGTCGTCCTTTCAAGAGGTCCTTTCTCGACAGTGCagctcctctgcctcttctccgtcgtcttcttcctctgggGAAAAGTTGCTTCCCCCGCTCTCTGCagcgcgaggcggcgagagagaagaggatgcgtcgcgcctcctgcctgcttcgccgtcttctctcgcgggtgcttctcctctcttttctccgggactttctcccctctccttgGCCTTCTTATCTGCGTCTTcactctcgtcttctctgcccgcATTCCCTCTCCCGCCTGCTCCACGagtcctctcgccttcctcttcctctcctttccaaGATTGCTGGCAGTGTCGCTTCCTCGGAGTCGCGCTCTTCTCAGGTGTATCGACAGCTGCCCTGCTTCGCGCCCTCAAGGCGCCGCCCGCCTCCGCAGACCGCAGATTCTTCGCAGTGGCGTCGgctgccttcgccttcttaG
- a CDS encoding heat shock factor binding protein 1 protein (encoded by transcript TGME49_310600), whose product MRQVSQAEPSSAPGGAAGGAVASVLSSRVSETSSLSARATSVRLAGSPPSLLAAAKPSASSFLSSSSSSSSSTSSSPALHAFSSSPLPPSASPGTGVSAEKSLSPDFSSLASPPAALPGVSTAGQAAACEVCEAVQNILKEMDAKFTSMTEAILNRLDDMGGKIDDLEGQLQSLLLEEQQDLKADTPQ is encoded by the exons ATGCGGCAGGTTTCCCAGGCCGAGCCGTCGAGCGCGCCCGGCGGCGCTGCGGGGGGAGCAGTcgcttctgtcctctcttctcgcgtctcggaaacttcttctctgtctgcgcgCGCGACTTCCGTCAGACTTGCCG gcTCTCCTCCTAGTCTTCTCGCGGCCGCCAAGCCGTccgcttcgtctttcctctcttcttcctcctcctcttcgtcttccacctcttcgtctcctgctctgcatgcgttttcctcgtctccactcccaccgtctgcgtctcccggCACGGGCGTCTCGGCGGAGAAAAGCCTTTCCCCAgacttctcttcgctcgcgtctccgcccGCTGCCCTGCCGGGTGTTTCGACAGCTGGGCAGGCTGCGGCATGCGAGGTCTGCGAAGCTGTGCAGAACATTCTCAAGGAAATGGATGCGAAATTCACTTCCATGACGGAGGCCATTCTAAATCGTTTAGACGACATGGGAGGAAAAATCGACGACCTTGAGGGCCAGCTGCAGTCTCTCCTGCTCGAAGAACAGCAGGACCTCAAAGCAGATACACCCCAGTGA